From the genome of Homalodisca vitripennis isolate AUS2020 unplaced genomic scaffold, UT_GWSS_2.1 ScUCBcl_12853;HRSCAF=22789, whole genome shotgun sequence:
attgtaaCAGAAACACAATACCAGTGTAGAATTGGTTCTCCCAATTCCTCTGTTCAGTGGGTGGTCTTGAAAAATTTGGTTGATTCCATTTTCCGCTCGTCCAGGAGACTGTCAAAATATCACCCCTTTGTATGATGGCTTTTTGGTATGGTAAACACAGTTAGATTATGCTGTAGGTGACTTCCACTTGGACGTTAACTTTATTACTTCATTACTAGACTTAATTACATATTGCTTAGAAAAGTTACTCCTTTATTCGTTTACTGCAAACATAAAATTCCAAGATGATACAGCTGTCATGAGCAAAGGATTATGTGGAAAAGaggaatataaaaaacaaatttaaacaaaatacttaatttttattttttttacttctgttaTATGATTTTTTCTTATTACATTTTGTGGTTTTCTTTTAGGaagatttttctgtttatttacagCAACTAGTTGGTCCTCATCCATAGGGGAGATGATAGTGCCAAGCTTTGTGATCAGAGCAGGCCGTGTCAACTTCTTGTGGGCCGTCTGAGGTACCCAGGTGGAACCCAGGGGTGCCCTCATGCTGGCTTCATATTCCTGGACACTGGTGAATGGAAACGGCAACTTCTGACACCTGTAACAAATCTGTATTTTAGGTATGACCTGGATAATCCTTATAAATGATATGCAACACACTGTTAGATGGTAAAGATATGAGCTGCAGACCTCTAATTAATGTATAcctataaaatatcttattattaaaaaccatgaaattacacaaaggatattttttaaacatattttctagtGTAGACTATGCAGATGTCTATGGCAAGACTGACCTGGTGCTCTTTGATGGGCTTGTCAGCATCCTCGTTGAGGGATAACATTGCCACGGTTGGCGTCTCTACGAGGGATTACCCGTGGGAACTTTATCACAAACTTCTTGCGCTTGCGTCGCGTCACTGGCTTCAGATTATGACCGGCCCAGCTTCCCCAGCCTGGCAGACTCAAGTTCACATCCCCAACTGCGGACTTGCTGGTCTCGTCCTCCTTCTCCTTTCTGAAAACACATTGCAAAGTTATAAAGTGTTAATTTTACTGTTCAGCCTAATTCTCATGgagcaatattttataaaaatattcttagatGAGTACTCGTCGTCTCTTTTTCAATAGTTTGCACTACAGCTTTAACTGAtaaggatattttataaatttgaacatATTAGGATTGAAAGTCAGGGTCCAATACAGAGGAATGTGCCACATCTTTGGGAAAGCACTCTTGCTAATGTGACCTGTAATAGGGGATATGGGGAGTAGCATCACACATAGCAAACCACGCATACTGCAACACCCACTGGCCaacacagaaaataattttttttgctaaaACTATTTTGCATACCTAAGTTCAAATTTTAACATTCTACAGTTTGCAAGGAAAATGAACCTGGCagtatcataaattattaaattaataaggaatttttaaaacttgtataggTATGAAGTTACCAAAgattagattaatttttatttcaggcaTTTTCCTATAACATGTTTTGTACATCTACTCCTGCAGTTAATTTGACAGATTGGGAAACTCTGTGTAATGTACAGTACATAGAAGAGTTCTCTTGTAGAGACCAATACCACTGATAAGAGTTTACTTtgctcaaatataatttaaaagaattttagtaGATTACAACTTGACAATACTGTTGAAAAACATGTGATATATAACAACAGTATGTTGTGTTTttcatgttaaataattaaagttgaaaaatgttttagattcTTACATTAATTGCCTTGTGTTCTGTATTTACATATAAGTATTTTTAGTCCTCTGAATCAATACTTCTACAGTAaatagtaattgtattttttaggtTGTTTTTTACATGTGACAAAATCAACAATGCTTGAAACAAGGTggattattttattctaattactTGATACTTGTGTTCTAATCAatgtgtaaacaaataaaaaataatgtttgacctcactaaaaaaaatgtacagtaaaaaatgaacaagaaaaaaaaaacactaaacggttattataaactaaaaggTATCTGAGACTTATAGAACAGATAAAGGCTAAAGTAAActaagttgtatattttttaattattcaagaaCAAGTTTGGGGTTAGTGTCAAACAAGTTAGGGGGTAGAACATTTAGTAGCGTTTAATAATAATGatcattcaaaatatttcttttgactgaattattactaatttactttttatggGATTTACCTGTAACCGATATCTTGAAAACCGTTTGAGAAAAAAATCATTGGTTAGTACAATTTATTTAGATAATCTTAAACGCACTCTAAAGCACTTTTGAATCTTCCCCTAGACCCATTAATAACACAAAtgtgaattacaaaatttaatacgtCTGCCAAATTAGTACTAAATGGCTTACCGAGcaggatataaatattaataaaaaataattaaatgtcaattagaatatatatataaaatatataaactctgGTTATAGGTGGTAGTAGTGAAGAAGCCCTGCTTGAAGTTGTCTAAAAAATTCTTCTCCTACTATTACCAACAATGAAACATGATTTCTAAACTGTACATAGCTTGTGGCAAGCTAATGCAACCATGGAGCTGAAGTAGACTAAGGTGattccatattatatatatatatatatatataaaaaaaaaaactaggacCACTGATTTTTCTAGGGTTTGTGGCTAATGTCCTGAATCTTTGTCTGTTGTATTGAAAGAAGTCTGAGTTATATTGAGTGAGTAGACTACAGTggacttatattttgaatttaagaagctgtttgtttcaaattttataatacatttatatttagtttaaattcacTATTATCCAAGATTTAAGACATGATACCTGAAcacgttttgaaaaaaaataaacattgaagaataagtaaaggaatataatttataatttaatatacaataaaatttttttgaagagtgtgatttggatttattttgttCATTCTCTTTAGGAGATTGTAATGTTAATTTTTGACTTATAATTTggtggtatttattttaatataaaatgtatttagttttaattatagaaaaatgtagTTGTCCTAACAACCTTTTATAAtttcagaataattaattatttgtttcaagtgactttaattttgaatatcaatcttattatttatttgtagataatgcatctgtaaattaaataaatatataggtatTTCTAGTGGATTGCTGCTGCACACCTTGAGCACTAAGCTATTGGATTGTAATAGCTCTTTCCTTGCATCTTCTGTTACCCTGtactgaatattattatttgtaagattATGTTTTTATGCATTATAATTCAATAACTAAATTGAAtagattctttaatttttttgtaatactttaagTGGTTTAATAGTGGACTCAAGTAAGCCAGACACTTCTTACTTGTAAGTCTGCTTCATCATGCAGAACAGAAGTTAGAAAAATCGAATTAAAGaaacaatgtaaataacaataattgagAGTGTGGAAGAAGCTGCAAAGCTCACGTATCTCTAGAATCATACATCTTTTGTATCAAAACGGTGCCTCACAATCCACTGCAAAAGTGTTGAAAAATtttgtagttattaatttttatagaaaggtGAAATTGCACTAagattataaatagaaaaaaaacagcCTTGTAATGTAAAGAATTGCTTTCCGAATTTCTTTATGTACTTATCAAGAATAAGCAAATTAGGATATTGACTTACTGGAACTGTTCGACAACATCACTCTCAGCAAAGGCCTCTGTAATAACGAGATGCCGATCTTTGGCAGCTTGATCCTCTTGGTCCATCGCTTCTTCACCTTCAGTCACCATCTCTGGCAACTCAGATGCAAGCAGTCTCGGAGTCACCTCTTGGAACTTATTAGGATCAATGTCTTCTCCAGAGGTTACTTTTGCTGAAGCAGTTGCTATTGCCTTTGCCACAACATCACGTTCTACTCTGTTCCGTTTATTATTAACTCGAGTTTCTTCTGCTAATTCCTCATCAACATCAGCTGTTATATTCTGTCTATTCATTTTCAAACTGGGAATTTCATCTGTTTCTAATTCCATCTCATTGTTATCCTTGTTCTCCAGTTTACTATCTAATTGTTTACTGATCTGATTTAGTTTTTCCTGaactttgttttgtaatttttcttcaaCCTCTTCAAACATCTCATCTAAACTCTTTACTTTTTTAGCTTTCTGTGTATTCATGTAAAGTCCGTTTGTTTCACCTACTTCACCTGGATGTTCAGGAACAACTTCTGTATTATGCCTTTTTCTGGTTTCCATTATTTCATAAGTCCcacttgatatttttattcttttttcattgCCTTTATCTtttcctatatttttaatttttctgccTTTTACTTGCGAGTGTTTTGTCACAATCCAAGATCccattttactttcaaaatttttaaaaccatttctgGTAGCTAGTGAATCACTAATTTTTTTAGACGTTTTATTTTTATGCGTAGATgtagaaactttaaaattagaagCCGTTTTATTATGTACTGGTTTGGCATTTTTGTTTGCAGAACTAACTTTAAAATTAGAAGCCGTTTTATTGTGTACTGCTTTGGCATTTGTATTTACAGAACTATCActcatgaaaaacaaatttttaatttgcacgTTTTTCTTAAGAGATTTACTggatttattttcaacattactAAGATCTTTTATTTTGTCCTGTTCTAACTCAGTGTTTCCTTCACtggatttattttcaaaattacttagAGCTTCTATTTTGTCCTTTTCTAACTCAGTGTTTCCTTCGCTggatttattttcaacattactCAGAGGTTTTATTTTGTCCTGTTCTAACTCTGTGTTTCCTTCGCTggatttattttcaacattactCAGAGCTTTTATTTTGTTCTGTTCTAACTCTGTGTTTCCTTCGCTggatttattttcaacattactCAGAGGTTTTATTTTGTCCTGTTTTAACTCGGTGTTTCCCTCACTGGGGTTTTCCATCTCCGACTCATTGCTACATGGAATGTTGTTTCCTTTCACCTCTGTATCACTCCCAGCCTCATTTTCCTGTTTTTTCACCTTGGTCTCCCAATATTTGCGGTACCCACTGACAAAATCCACCATTTCCTTGCTCTGTTTCACCAACCACTCATTATTAGGGCCATCCTCTTCAATCTGCTGCAGTTGTGGTGGCTCCTCTTCCTCCTCCTCTTCTTCTTCCTTCTCAGACTCACTCTCCTTGTTCTTTGCCAGCTTTACAGTTAGCTCCCTGCTCTTAGCCAGCTGCTCTGCCAATGCGATCCTAGCCTGAAAGAGATTTAACAATTTGAATGGACATTCATATGGGAAAATAACAAAACCATTAgactaagatttaaagaaaattacagtGAATATTAGGTTTTTCATGAAATGAAGAGTTAAGAAACtgataacatttctttaaaataaatgaagaGCAAGAAAAAGTGAGGAGTaacagcaaaataaaattaaaaaagaaagtaaaattaaaaaaagatgtatagatgtaaattaaaattaatttgatgtaGAGAAGGTGGGATACATATATTTCTCCAACTCTGTACTAGATTGAAGGAAAATCAAGAAAAAATGTACTGATTACAAAATACCCCAGAACAGCCTACTCTAAGGATGAATGATTACTCACATCTTTGTCATACTTGGCACGAACAGCAAGGTTTTTAGCCCACTGTCCTGTGGAACGATGTCGCAATGTCACTCTTTCCTGGGCCCTTGTTTTTTCCAGTTCCTCCAATTTTTTTAGTGCTGCCTCGGGATCCTTCTGTTGAAGTTCCTCAAATTCCTTCAATTGTTGCTTTACTCTGGCCCTCCGCTGGATCTGATGAAACCTGGGGATAATAAAAAACTTAGCAACATGTTTTCCTGGTTCCTCCTTCTCTTTAAACTCTAAACAAAACGTTTAAACTTCTGAattgaaaatgttacattttttcaaGTTTGGGTTTGCATGAATCCTGTGTAAAAATTATACCAATAAGttcttaatattaacatttaagcACAAAAGAGTGTATTTTATAACTGTcgtattgtaaatataaacttactTTTTACTTTTGATCTTGCTGTGTCTCATTGCCTTAGCCTGTTTGTAAGACTGCTGAGCCCTTAATCTGGCCATCATTTTGCGCTTTTCTCTCACTTCTGCTAAGCTCATAGGGTAATCTTCTTCTTTCGCTTCATCTTTGTTATCCTGAGTTTCTTCCTCCTGGAATTTACAATATTGTCCAAAGTAAGTTAAATTTATCAGAAGCATTAAGTTTTAAAGTCATATTAGACTACATGAGAGgagctttattaaatttattacaaagtaatattaagttaatCAATTTAACAATTAGGAATTTAACTAGCATGGCAAGCCAATAATCAGAATCATTTAATTTTGATTGGAATTAAAATTACTCAACATAATTTCGGTTtactttattgaatttatatattttgtacggtgttatacaaatttaaaaaatattgttctatgtaCAAAGCTTTGAGCTAAATAATGCTGTCATAAGTGAAATTCAgtaagaataaatcaatttaatttaaaaccgtAATTCATTGTTAAAGGTTGTTATCGATGATTTGATATGTAACAAGATTTGCCATAGTTAAATGTTACAAAGAAATATGACATTAGGTTTAAAGATTTCATTTACCAACTTCTTTAGGTGCCATGGACCACCCAAGTTTTAATGGACAAAGTTAACTTTATGTTTATGTCAAATTAGATGATGGTGAGTTTTTAACCAcactgaaataattttgaaattttaaagatttttgacatttgaagaggaatataaatttaaattctcaaaatgtagtgttatcttttttgtaacatataacaaaagaaaaatgtCTGAATGTTATTCAGTTACAATTTTTGTAGACATAATTAAACATGCTTCTTAATTCAATGTTCATTTTACTAAGTAGAATCAAGCTCTATCACATAAATgtagtttttgtataaaacaaaattgcgAAAAATGCAAGAAAAACTATATACACAACACCCAAAAATTGCTtaagaaaatcatagaataattaatatattcaagTTCTCTGACTTCTCTgcataaaaaactgaaaaatataaaactgttacaataaaAAGTATGAGAAACTTGTTATATgaacaaaatttactaattaagttaaaatgatTTCTGCTTTTATGCACTAGAATTAtccttaatttcattaaatattattcttaacaaATGTCACACACTGTAAAATACAAACACAATGAACATTGTTTACCATTTAGGAATAGAACCACGTAACTGTGGTTTCAAAAAGGTCTACTACTGAGATTCTTCTTAAGTTATACCGTATTTCTGAATccactttaaaaaatcaataaaaaaaaacacaattaaaatattgatactagACTGCAGAGTATATCATTAAGTTTCCTGCTTAAAAAACTAAGAttgaaatacaacaaaaaagttaTCAATTGGTATCTACTGATAGATTACTTAGACTTGAACCGGGCCTTGGTTACGTGGTGGACAAATGTCAGTGCGCGCATAGCCCACTTTTCCGATAAGCGCAGACAGTCAGTTCTGTCTGCTCCACGAGTGAATTATGTACTAGCAtggctaaaaatataaatctcagaGCTTAAATTGGATATCGCAAAGTTCTTCagttttgaaaactgtaaaacaacttactaaatattatacaacgtttataaatatatggAGAAACAATACACCGGAATGTTATGTTAACGAAGTTCAATGATAGCCTAGAGGTGCATCACCTCGATGTCTGCAATAGTGCTAATAGTATGTTGGCTGCATCTACCGTTCCCGCTCTTCTTACCTCACCCTGCCCACACTACCCCTCAAACCCCTCACCACTCCATGCGCAGACTGTTTCATGTCTAAGTAATATATCTGTACATCTGATTTGGGTGATTGATTGTTGGCAATGACGCAGTTAGTTTGACATTGTTGCTGTCACTTGATTTTGGCAATTCACAATCATTACCAGAAATCAATGAAAGTGATAAAAACTGAGGAATTAATAATGGACAAAACAATGACACTGTTAAGAAATTTAGCGAAACAAAATCTAAGTCTAAGGATCgatagtatttagtattaattacCTGGGTGAATGGTTTTGGTTCCTTGAGGAGTTTGGACAATTCTAGTTCGAGTTCAGTTGGTTTCTGTAAAAGGTACACAAACAGATTAGTTGTGTTTGTTTAtcaattctaaattttgaaattgtaacattttacttaaatCTACATTTACAGAAAAACAGGACAACTGGAATATGCTACACATCttagtaatattagtttttataaagtttatttaaattttatatattactacttTTTACTTGGCTCAAGATATAAACACTGGTTTTTTAACTACACTgcttactgtttttaaattacatttacttcTATCTCAGGTGGGTTACCTTAAAACTTAGTGTTAAAGCAAACTTTAAATAGGACACTTGACTTCAAACAAGATTATTTTGCCAAAATGTTAATACCCTATTAATTAAACCTCAAAAGGTTTAACTGAATTGTTTAAATTCTAAAAAGTTTGTAAACCAGATTATCTACATCCTATTAATTGCGCACCTTCATTCAAACAGCCCATATAATACACTTCATAagcaattttatgtaaaattacaatttaaaaccagttctatgtattttgtaaaattcctTATCAACTATTCCTCTTAGTTAATAAAGAAATCATGTAGACACTAAAGGAGTAATGCAAATTTGAGTTTCTCTTTCAGCATTTATTCAGTAAAACTATGTTGAGAACAGCGAAAAtagatattcaaatatttatatgtgtacGACTTTACAATGATATTTATTTCTGAGACTACCAGTATTGGAAAGAGAAAGGGGcgttatagaaatatataaccCCTTCTCAAGTATGATTGATTTTGGAAATTTATCACGGtttttgtgtaactaatatacAAAGGTGGGAATACGCCACAtcaagtgtcgcgtaacagactttgATAAGGTTACATGAAAATTTCaggtatatagctcatttcattcttgaaatgtccAGTGGACaggcagaaaaaatattttacatctctCCGGCatataggcttcaatgacgctcagcaaaattccatggatGGAATTTAATCTAGTCTATGTAGAAATcgagtttcatgcaaaatttaaagtctacagatgaaatttttTTGAGATATCCTACAGGCTACATGTCTTACTGTGTCAGATACCAAAAAGGCACAACACAGTACCTAGTCTAGTCACAGTGTCTAgagattgtactcagtttgtttacaatttattcattctacaattttctctttaccatcatggttaccattAATACCAAtgcaaaaatgttcactaatgctcagttaaatcccatgaagtgacattcaccatcatctaGCTTGatgtcatttatatataaatgaatcttaatgaaaaagtttaaaaatacagatCAGTTTATCTTCAAGAATAGTGCAGGCAGACagacatgaaaattaaattttttcagtccCTTGAGAGATAAGCTTCACT
Proteins encoded in this window:
- the LOC124375063 gene encoding U3 small nucleolar RNA-associated protein 14 homolog A-like; amino-acid sequence: MEEDLTAQLDLQLNSDDESGPAAHKKLLGAVTKLYQKKRVGAVSRKEPSLEVSEFHLSRQGKGRNERIKVAELARSLNSRASYAQISHKLKTAQKRAKTLPKPLEQIHADKINRVAGYEHAKQQLNRWDAIVYQQRVAEQLTFPLRSDTVTVHQSTDISKMFRKPTELELELSKLLKEPKPFTQEEETQDNKDEAKEEDYPMSLAEVREKRKMMARLRAQQSYKQAKAMRHSKIKSKKFHQIQRRARVKQQLKEFEELQQKDPEAALKKLEELEKTRAQERVTLRHRSTGQWAKNLAVRAKYDKDARIALAEQLAKSRELTVKLAKNKESESEKEEEEEEEEEPPQLQQIEEDGPNNEWLVKQSKEMVDFVSGYRKYWETKVKKQENEAGSDTEVKGNNIPCSNESEMENPSEGNTELKQDKIKPLSNVENKSSEGNTELEQNKIKALSNVENKSSEGNTELEQDKIKPLSNVENKSSEGNTELEKDKIEALSNFENKSSEGNTELEQDKIKDLSNVENKSSKSLKKNVQIKNLFFMSDSSVNTNAKAVHNKTASNFKVSSANKNAKPVHNKTASNFKVSTSTHKNKTSKKISDSLATRNGFKNFESKMGSWIVTKHSQVKGRKIKNIGKDKGNEKRIKISSGTYEIMETRKRHNTEVVPEHPGEVGETNGLYMNTQKAKKVKSLDEMFEEVEEKLQNKVQEKLNQISKQLDSKLENKDNNEMELETDEIPSLKMNRQNITADVDEELAEETRVNNKRNRVERDVVAKAIATASAKVTSGEDIDPNKFQEVTPRLLASELPEMVTEGEEAMDQEDQAAKDRHLVITEAFAESDVVEQFQKEKEDETSKSAVGDVNLSLPGWGSWAGHNLKPVTRRKRKKFVIKFPRVIPRRDANRGNVIPQRGC